The proteins below come from a single Tachypleus tridentatus isolate NWPU-2018 chromosome 13, ASM421037v1, whole genome shotgun sequence genomic window:
- the LOC143236019 gene encoding terminal nucleotidyltransferase 4B-like: MDPAIGWFQPEQRGPALELWSRIWETQLGIENMDLNNRNAAQPEDYIPLNSIGLNILNNKKITIGESDYNKISDDSKFYNCPKRKRENRASTFDLNKNVNLIKQYGGTPWRPKGKNYAYGIVGLHEEIEDFYLYMMPSPEEHQMRFDVVKRIKLTITSLWPQAKVEIFGSYRTGLYLPTSDIDLVVIGKWENLPLWTLKKVLVQENIADPLSVKVLDKASVPIVKLTDIKTDVKVDISFNTSNGIKSAQLIKEFKKRFSILPKLVFVLKHFLLQRDLNEVFTGGISSYSLILLTINFLQLHPTYDPACLTTNVGTLLIEFFELYGRHFNYLKTGIRVTNGGAYVAKEEVQRGMTDGSRPSILCIEDPLTPGNDIGKSSYGALNVKKAFEYAYLVLTKAVHPRPIHCIDSRHSILGRIIRVTDEVVEYRQWIRETFPVSDPPAKVFTVHSPSTSPKNSLCQTFDGVNNVRVQKNPTHGTSAFEKCPTVYPNSHSSSCSSLCSTPASSGSSISSDTDSEVLCDQSHQVINGKKPQNVQQIQTSSSQSAKGARGHYSRSPQHVPVGRGPQTSIQSSEFSEKLTFHWPKQRRFSNSSVPHLGHCYSCPSATVGYGEGGGQHYRSFSNKRKKNISKRYEAIFLDVHGCPLVWQVKEFQTYL; this comes from the exons ATGGATCCAGCTATCGGTTGGTTTCAACCTGAACAGCGTGGACCAGCATTAGAACTGTGGTCTCGGATTTGGGAAACGCAGTTAGGAATAGAAAACATGGATTTAAATAATCGCAATGCAGCTCAGCCGGAGGACTACATTCCTTTGAATAGCAttggtttaaatattttgaacaataagaaaattacaATTGGAGAATCAGACTATAATAAGATATCTGACGATTCTAAGTTTTATAACTGTCCTAAAAGGAAAAGAGAGAACCGAGCGAGTACATTTGacttgaataaaaatgttaacttgatAAAGCAATATGGCGGAACTCCGTGGCGACCAAAGGGGAAAAATTACGCTTATGGAATTGTTGG attacatgaAGAAATCGAGGACTTTTATCTGTATATGATGCCTAGTCCCGAGGAACACCAAATGAGGTTTGATGTAGTGAAGAGAATTAAACTGACGATAACATCTTTATGGCCTCAAGCAAAA GTTGAGATCTTTGGGAGCTACAGGACAGGCCTGTATCTACCAACTAG TGACATTGACCTTGTTGTAATTGGTAAGTGGGAGAACCTACCACTGTGGACCTTGAAGAAAGTTCTTGTACAGGAGAATATTGCAGATCCCTTATCAGTCAAAGTGCTTGATAAAGCTTCC GTTCCTATTGTTAAACTTACTGATATCAAGACAGACGTGAAAGTTGATATCAGTTTCAATACAAGTAATGGAATTAAAAGTGCACAACTCATTAAG GAATTCAAGAAGAGATTTTCAATCCTGCCAaagttggtgtttgttttgaaacattttcttctTCAGAGGGATTTGAATGAGGTTTTCACAGGAGGAATTAGCTCTTACAGCCTCATCCTGTTAACGATCAACTTCCTacag TTGCATCCAACATATGACCCTGCTTGTCTCACAACAAATGTAGGAACTTTACTTATTGAGTTCTTTGAGTTGTACGGTCGACACTTCAACTACTTAAAGACTGGAATCCGTGTGACGAATGGTGGAGCTTATGTGGCGAAAGAAGAAGTTCAGAGAGGAATGACTGATGGTTCACGACCATCGATATTGTGTATAGAAGATCCTCTAACTCCAG GAAATGACATTGGGAAGAGTTCTTATGGTGCTCTAaatgttaaaaaagcatttgaatATGCTTATCTGGTCCTAACGAAGGCTGTTCACCCCCGTCCGATACATTGCATAGACTCCAGGCATAG CATCCTGGGAAGAATTATTCGTGTGACTGATGAGGTAGTGGAATATCGGCAGTGGATACGCGAAACATTTCCTGTCAGTGATCCTCCTGCAAAAGTATTCACTGTCCACTCTCCTTCTACGTCCCCAAAGAACTCCCTTTGTCAGACATTTGATGGTGTAAATAATGTTAGGGTACA AAAAAATCCAACTCATGGGACCAGTGCTTTTGAAAAATGCCCTACTGTATATCCCAATAGTCATTCATCAAGCTGCTCTTCATTGTGTAGCACACCAGCAAGTTCTGGGTCCAGCATTAGTAGTGACACG gaTTCTGAAGTTCTTTGTGATCAGAGCCACCAGGTGATAAATGGAAAAAAACCTCAGAATGTGCAGCAGATCCAGACAAGCTCTAGTCAATCAGCTAAAGGTGCCAGGGGGCATTATAGTAGGTCACCACAGCATGTACCAGTCGGCAGGGGGCCTCAAACCAGCATACAATCTTCAGAATTTAGCGAGAAGCTGACATTCCACTGGCCTAAACAACGCCGTTTCTCAAATTCAAGTGTTCCACATCTAGGCCATTGTTACTCTTGTCCATCAGCCACAGTGGGCTATGGGGAAGGGGGTGGACAGCACTACCGTAGTTTTTCTAATAAAAGGAAGAAGAACATTAGCAAAAGATATGAAG CAATTTTTTTAGATGTCCATGGGTGTCCACTGGTGTGGCAAGTTAAAGAATTccaaacctacttgtag